A region from the Oceanidesulfovibrio marinus genome encodes:
- a CDS encoding DUF342 domain-containing protein, which translates to MPYYIRHHFDPHFDYHRLCPRERLDGGVDHYDLGYVQNVKQDQLLAEIVDLDEAGSDIEQRFVVDEPVLPAGENTKLDPENPRRLLAAVNGYVFCDNGHIHVHDILNVRRDVDFHTGNINFLGDMIVHGAVRTGFSLKARNIKVLDIIGGADLTAHGSILAQGGIKGQKKASLTAQKDMRVAFCENAQLTAGRHIRVDGSAMHCQLSASGNILVDGRLQGGRVVTGRILFVREILGGGVGTTTSLVLGQDPRHLIELEMIEEELLDIEERMEYYGEQITFGPALHSEYSAKIARTQRRKKLLEQRRDSLIEILDNPPANPDAHQIIVEGEIRPGVMVTMGKESMFIDEIRGPARIRLDAEGRLAIFDYIPAKS; encoded by the coding sequence ATGCCCTACTACATCCGCCATCATTTCGACCCACATTTCGATTATCACCGTCTGTGCCCCCGCGAACGCCTGGACGGCGGCGTGGACCACTATGACCTGGGCTATGTCCAGAACGTGAAGCAGGACCAGCTTCTTGCCGAGATCGTGGATCTGGACGAGGCCGGATCTGATATCGAGCAGCGGTTCGTTGTTGACGAGCCCGTCCTGCCAGCCGGAGAGAACACCAAGCTTGATCCGGAAAATCCACGCCGGCTCCTGGCCGCCGTGAACGGCTACGTATTCTGCGATAATGGCCATATCCATGTCCACGACATCCTTAACGTTCGCCGCGACGTGGACTTCCATACCGGCAATATCAACTTCCTTGGCGACATGATCGTGCATGGCGCAGTGCGTACAGGCTTCTCCCTCAAAGCACGTAATATCAAGGTGTTGGACATTATCGGCGGCGCCGACCTCACAGCCCACGGATCAATACTTGCGCAAGGCGGCATCAAAGGGCAAAAGAAGGCGTCCCTTACAGCACAGAAGGATATGCGTGTCGCCTTTTGCGAAAACGCCCAGCTTACGGCCGGGCGGCATATTCGGGTGGACGGCTCGGCCATGCATTGCCAGCTTTCAGCCAGCGGCAATATCCTGGTCGATGGTCGGCTGCAGGGCGGCAGAGTCGTTACCGGCCGTATCCTATTCGTGCGCGAAATCCTCGGCGGCGGCGTAGGAACCACGACCAGTCTCGTGCTCGGACAGGACCCGCGTCACCTCATCGAGCTGGAAATGATCGAGGAAGAGTTGCTGGATATTGAAGAACGCATGGAATACTACGGCGAACAAATCACATTCGGCCCTGCCCTGCACAGCGAATACAGCGCCAAAATCGCGCGGACGCAGCGCAGGAAGAAGCTTCTGGAGCAACGACGCGACAGCCTCATTGAAATCCTGGACAATCCCCCGGCCAATCCCGATGCGCACCAGATCATCGTGGAAGGAGAAATCCGCCCCGGAGTCATGGTGACGATGGGCAAGGAAAGCATGTTCATAGACGAGATCCGCGGTCCGGCGCGAATCCGCCTCGATGCGGAAGGCCGCCTGGCCATCTTCGATTACATACCAGCCAAATCGTAG
- a CDS encoding ATP-binding protein, translated as MADDLRTFDESKQHYVLRTQASPAASRRLAKAVLTILNDAITDHDLMYNIDLSLSEACANVVRHAYAKEPFSSKQQIEIDLTLYEGRTIEIEISDWGCGFPEFPVDIKNASPEAEGGRGLFIMSELADEFELRRNGDRNSVYLKMRVEENRWNPSG; from the coding sequence ATGGCTGACGACCTGCGTACCTTTGATGAGAGCAAGCAGCACTATGTTCTGCGAACCCAGGCAAGCCCGGCCGCGAGCAGGCGCCTGGCCAAAGCGGTTCTGACCATACTGAACGACGCGATCACCGATCACGATCTGATGTACAACATCGATCTCAGCCTGTCCGAGGCGTGCGCCAATGTGGTCCGCCACGCCTACGCCAAGGAGCCCTTCTCCAGCAAGCAGCAGATAGAGATCGACCTCACGCTTTACGAGGGCCGGACCATCGAGATCGAGATATCGGATTGGGGCTGCGGCTTTCCTGAATTTCCTGTGGATATAAAGAATGCGAGCCCGGAGGCCGAAGGAGGACGTGGGCTCTTCATCATGTCGGAGCTGGCCGACGAGTTCGAGCTCCGGCGCAACGGCGACCGCAACAGCGTGTATCTCAAGATGCGCGTCGAGGAGAACCGATGGAACCCTTCCGGATAA
- a CDS encoding flagellar hook assembly protein FlgD, translating into MAVVNTNEILGLTSSYGAARDPNEPVGKSDLDKEDFLTLLVVQLQNQDPLNPMEDTQFTSQLAEFSSLEQLTNINKGVESLNGGSERTDMVTAVNFIGKQVRATGDVVGKTNDGVSTLYFELEEPIAHGFINIFDSAGGIVNTIRLNAMQEGSYEITWNGEDYDGNEAPNGVYQIAMACEDHNGQPVLVDTDVSGTVVGIQKENGEFYMRLADGRMVDFTSIKEVVNPTTPADTTDEGNNTGDGDTTEEDGATDEEEDSGSDSSA; encoded by the coding sequence ATGGCCGTCGTGAACACTAATGAAATCCTGGGCCTTACCAGCTCGTACGGCGCCGCACGCGACCCGAACGAACCGGTCGGCAAATCTGACCTGGACAAAGAGGATTTTCTCACCCTGCTCGTTGTCCAGCTGCAGAACCAGGACCCCCTGAACCCGATGGAAGACACCCAGTTCACCTCGCAGCTCGCCGAGTTCTCCAGTCTGGAGCAGTTGACCAACATCAACAAAGGCGTCGAGTCTCTCAACGGTGGTTCCGAGCGGACAGACATGGTCACGGCCGTGAACTTCATCGGCAAGCAGGTGCGCGCCACAGGCGACGTGGTCGGCAAGACCAACGACGGCGTCTCCACGCTCTACTTCGAGCTCGAAGAGCCCATCGCCCACGGCTTCATCAATATTTTCGACTCGGCTGGCGGCATCGTGAACACCATCCGGCTCAACGCGATGCAGGAAGGCAGCTACGAGATCACCTGGAACGGTGAGGATTACGACGGCAACGAAGCGCCCAATGGCGTGTACCAGATTGCCATGGCCTGCGAAGATCACAACGGCCAGCCCGTACTGGTGGACACCGACGTAAGCGGTACGGTCGTCGGCATCCAAAAGGAAAACGGCGAGTTCTATATGCGTCTGGCTGACGGCCGTATGGTCGACTTCACTTCCATCAAGGAAGTGGTCAACCCCACTACCCCGGCAGACACTACGGACGAAGGAAACAACACAGGCGATGGCGACACGACGGAAGAAGATGGCGCCACCGACGAGGAAGAAGATTCCGGGTCCGACTCCTCCGCATAG
- a CDS encoding flagellar hook-length control protein FliK — MQIFPEYAERAEQAMNALGKSASQSYSNGYASSSQPFADLLDTLASADSAARSTAQSTADTLYDTGRRATESYASQTASSPDDSLEDSAAGLLVSQEDFADLRGDLEKYGLDSDDIDALEEQVNSPEGMTWRELMNKVSTLAAQHVEGGQSLDVETKRLLTGFLGRIGCNITETKDIIADLDESKLDAAWQKIASKLATLSPTDQITVSRDEVKALARAFNVPGTNDASLSAFFAGGGKLTMNAAGLQNLVFMLKQASGTQSSEALENAAESLKSIHEKLQDAISNAMDRAKREELADNKETKSVSQAKVRIKKAAEENYGEAAGRVSRPNGTEAEQSDTDHFFKKPVMENSADAGKTADAKDAAAKDAKDGDLKAAAVNNTKDGADELAETKKAADAATDRFAKNRAENAAVAQDKAAGQGKDNAGGGGSDGSSDRGENGWSAFWNKVSKGEATADTTKNFYSVADTAAQAEARATSATQRADQALGRQGSLPRQTLRSLEQAFMKNLGQGQRQLTLRLDPPQMGRVQVMLTVRNNEVSAVLRTEKHETGQMLAEQMQHLRHSLEQQGLKVQKLDVQTQLNNDMNSQGWLGMDQHNSAQEQNARQQAIHAWKQMGGRGSDAASLAHDVQNGNVQELISQGGLHLIA; from the coding sequence ATGCAGATTTTTCCCGAATATGCAGAGAGAGCCGAGCAGGCCATGAACGCCCTGGGCAAGAGCGCGTCCCAGTCCTACAGCAACGGATACGCCTCATCGTCCCAGCCCTTCGCCGACCTGCTCGACACCCTTGCATCCGCTGACAGCGCGGCCCGCAGCACGGCCCAGAGTACGGCGGATACCCTATACGACACCGGCCGCCGTGCGACCGAATCATATGCCTCACAGACCGCCTCTTCCCCGGACGACTCCCTGGAAGACAGCGCAGCGGGACTCCTGGTCAGTCAGGAAGATTTTGCCGATCTGCGCGGCGATCTGGAAAAATACGGCCTGGACAGCGACGACATCGACGCTCTGGAAGAGCAGGTCAACAGCCCGGAGGGCATGACCTGGCGCGAGCTGATGAACAAGGTGAGCACGCTGGCCGCGCAGCACGTCGAGGGCGGCCAGAGCCTGGACGTGGAGACCAAGCGGCTGCTCACCGGCTTCCTGGGCCGCATTGGCTGCAATATCACGGAGACAAAGGACATCATTGCCGACCTGGACGAGAGCAAGCTGGACGCCGCATGGCAGAAGATAGCGTCCAAGCTCGCCACCCTTTCTCCCACCGATCAGATCACGGTCTCCCGCGACGAGGTCAAGGCCCTGGCCAGGGCCTTCAACGTGCCTGGCACCAACGACGCCTCCCTGTCCGCATTCTTTGCCGGCGGCGGCAAGCTGACCATGAACGCGGCCGGATTGCAGAACCTCGTGTTCATGCTCAAGCAGGCCTCGGGCACGCAGAGCTCGGAAGCGTTGGAAAATGCAGCCGAAAGCCTCAAGTCCATCCACGAGAAGCTCCAGGACGCCATCAGCAACGCCATGGATCGGGCCAAGCGGGAAGAGCTGGCCGACAACAAGGAGACCAAGAGCGTCTCCCAGGCCAAGGTCCGCATCAAGAAGGCCGCGGAAGAGAACTACGGCGAGGCCGCCGGCCGCGTCTCCCGTCCGAACGGCACGGAAGCCGAACAAAGTGACACGGACCACTTCTTCAAGAAGCCCGTGATGGAAAACTCTGCCGACGCCGGCAAGACCGCCGATGCCAAAGACGCCGCCGCAAAGGACGCCAAGGACGGCGATCTGAAGGCCGCCGCGGTCAACAACACCAAGGATGGGGCCGACGAGCTGGCCGAGACCAAGAAGGCCGCCGACGCAGCCACCGACCGCTTCGCCAAGAACCGCGCCGAGAACGCCGCAGTGGCCCAGGACAAGGCCGCCGGCCAGGGCAAGGACAATGCCGGGGGCGGAGGCTCAGACGGCTCCAGCGACCGTGGCGAAAATGGTTGGTCCGCGTTCTGGAACAAGGTCTCCAAGGGCGAAGCCACGGCCGACACGACCAAGAATTTCTACTCTGTCGCGGATACTGCAGCCCAGGCCGAGGCTCGCGCAACCAGCGCGACACAGCGCGCCGACCAGGCGCTGGGCCGCCAGGGTTCCCTGCCGCGCCAGACCCTGCGCAGCCTGGAGCAGGCGTTCATGAAGAATCTGGGCCAGGGACAGCGGCAGCTGACCTTGCGCCTCGATCCGCCGCAGATGGGCCGCGTGCAGGTGATGCTTACGGTGCGGAACAACGAGGTTTCCGCCGTGCTGCGCACCGAGAAGCACGAGACCGGCCAGATGCTGGCCGAGCAGATGCAGCATCTCCGGCACAGCCTGGAGCAACAGGGTCTCAAGGTGCAGAAGCTCGACGTGCAGACGCAGCTCAACAACGACATGAACTCCCAAGGCTGGCTGGGCATGGACCAGCACAACTCGGCTCAGGAGCAGAACGCCCGGCAGCAGGCCATTCACGCCTGGAAACAAATGGGCGGCCGCGGCTCGGATGCCGCATCATTGGCCCACGATGTGCAGAATGGGAATGTGCAGGAACTAATTTCCCAGGGCGGACTGCACCTGATCGCATAA
- a CDS encoding CgeB family protein, whose product MTSDADPTQSYTAEGVADEHGRLVDIRIHQSGKTQHIAGRYGDSQDAAILRPWREARARGERVLPVFLGAGLGGAVRTLLQETDDDERPLPLAVVDKESPILAVTGLRDELSEASPDRVLFLDDSDPNIALAAITRWQMQNGGLPLMPLAHPFYLRLDRSYYQPLRSSLAASGEADFWSRTRYPKFRSSPPRVLLITSQYFLMGEIEAACKRLGVPHRFVAILDDEIGSHEFVEQLLTAVVEFKPDFVFTINHLGVDREGVLMELLDRLKLPLASWFVDNPHLILYLYEKVVSTRAAIFTWDADNIATLRDLGFDQVHYLPLATDPHRFQPPRQTPAPVADVAFVGNSMVFKVGHRMRVAKPPKPLLVRYRSLAAEFGEHEERSVRRFLELEHPDLVPHFEALDTMERRLAFEAMITWEATRQYRLACLQGVMGLNPLIAGDRGWRITLRHDPRPWRYHHELSYYADLPGFYPSVTVNFNATSKQMKGAVNQRVFDAPAAGAFVLTDWRAQMDQLFEPGAEVIAYHSPDEATELAQRYLRDEPARRTVIAAARQRILAHHTYDIRVGELLEIMRQSFG is encoded by the coding sequence ATGACCAGCGACGCCGATCCCACCCAGAGCTATACCGCCGAAGGCGTGGCGGACGAGCACGGCCGCCTTGTGGACATCCGCATCCACCAGAGCGGCAAAACGCAGCACATCGCCGGACGCTACGGCGATTCCCAGGACGCGGCCATCCTCCGGCCGTGGCGCGAGGCCCGGGCCCGCGGCGAACGTGTCCTGCCCGTCTTCCTGGGCGCCGGCTTGGGCGGCGCCGTCCGCACCCTGCTGCAGGAGACCGACGACGACGAGCGCCCCCTGCCCCTGGCTGTTGTGGATAAGGAATCACCCATCCTGGCCGTCACCGGCCTGCGCGACGAGCTTTCCGAAGCCTCCCCGGATCGGGTCCTGTTCCTCGACGACTCCGATCCGAACATTGCGCTGGCCGCCATCACCCGCTGGCAGATGCAGAACGGCGGGTTGCCGCTCATGCCCCTGGCCCACCCCTTCTACCTGCGCCTGGACCGCAGCTACTACCAGCCCCTGCGCTCCAGCCTGGCCGCCTCCGGCGAGGCCGACTTCTGGTCCAGAACGCGCTACCCCAAGTTCCGCAGCTCGCCCCCGCGCGTGTTGCTCATCACCAGCCAGTACTTCCTCATGGGCGAGATCGAGGCGGCCTGCAAACGCCTTGGCGTGCCCCACCGCTTCGTGGCCATCCTGGACGACGAGATCGGATCGCACGAGTTCGTGGAGCAGCTGCTCACCGCCGTGGTGGAGTTCAAGCCGGACTTCGTCTTCACCATCAACCACCTGGGCGTGGATCGCGAAGGCGTGCTCATGGAGCTGCTGGACCGGCTCAAGCTGCCCCTCGCTTCCTGGTTCGTGGACAACCCCCACCTCATCCTCTACCTCTATGAGAAGGTCGTCAGCACCCGCGCGGCCATCTTCACCTGGGACGCCGACAACATCGCCACCCTGCGCGACCTCGGCTTCGACCAGGTCCACTACCTGCCCCTGGCCACGGACCCCCACCGCTTCCAGCCGCCCAGGCAGACGCCGGCCCCGGTTGCTGACGTGGCCTTCGTGGGCAACTCCATGGTCTTCAAGGTGGGCCACCGCATGCGCGTGGCCAAACCGCCCAAGCCCCTGCTCGTCCGCTACCGCAGTCTGGCCGCCGAGTTCGGCGAGCACGAGGAACGCTCCGTGCGCCGCTTTCTGGAGCTGGAGCACCCGGACCTCGTGCCCCACTTCGAAGCTCTGGACACCATGGAGCGCCGCCTCGCCTTCGAGGCCATGATCACCTGGGAGGCCACCCGGCAGTACCGCCTCGCCTGCCTTCAGGGCGTCATGGGCCTGAACCCGCTCATCGCCGGCGATCGCGGCTGGCGCATCACCCTGCGCCACGATCCACGCCCCTGGCGCTACCACCACGAGCTCTCCTACTACGCCGACCTGCCCGGCTTCTATCCCAGCGTCACCGTCAACTTCAACGCCACCAGCAAGCAGATGAAAGGCGCTGTGAACCAGCGCGTGTTCGACGCCCCGGCCGCCGGCGCTTTCGTGCTCACGGACTGGCGCGCCCAGATGGACCAGCTCTTCGAACCCGGCGCGGAAGTCATCGCCTACCACTCCCCGGACGAGGCCACCGAGCTGGCCCAACGCTACCTGCGCGACGAACCCGCCCGGCGCACAGTCATCGCCGCCGCCCGTCAGCGCATCCTCGCCCACCACACCTACGACATACGCGTCGGCGAGCTGCTGGAGATTATGAGGCAGTCGTTCGGGTAG
- a CDS encoding flagellar motor protein MotB, with product MPRKKEAPPPPPPKKNDEPPVEEGLPIWMATFADMMSLLLCFFILLLSFAQQDISKFKTLMGSIKEAFGVQVERKEASYAAFSPSKFERKDVELEKDEKALLSMVLQMKSITSELKIEDSMKITTEDDGVIVRIPNDDIFKQGSVEFKPGADKYFESVVSLLKDHNFDVVVRGNTDDSPAPGNLYPSNWELSSARAAAALRKLMQMGDISAGRLKAVGYADTLPLLPNTTAENRQANNRLEFFFHKPDERSW from the coding sequence ATGCCACGGAAGAAAGAGGCTCCACCACCACCGCCTCCGAAAAAGAACGACGAGCCGCCTGTCGAGGAAGGTCTGCCCATATGGATGGCGACCTTCGCCGACATGATGAGCCTGCTCCTCTGCTTTTTCATCCTGCTGCTCTCCTTCGCCCAGCAGGACATCTCCAAGTTCAAGACGCTCATGGGCTCCATCAAGGAGGCCTTCGGCGTCCAGGTGGAGCGCAAGGAAGCATCCTACGCCGCGTTTTCCCCCTCCAAGTTCGAGCGTAAGGATGTGGAGCTGGAGAAGGACGAAAAGGCCCTGCTCAGCATGGTCCTGCAAATGAAGTCCATCACCAGCGAGCTGAAGATTGAAGACAGCATGAAGATCACCACCGAGGACGACGGCGTCATCGTGCGCATTCCCAACGACGACATCTTCAAGCAAGGCTCGGTGGAGTTCAAACCCGGTGCGGACAAGTACTTCGAGTCCGTGGTGAGCCTGCTCAAGGACCACAACTTCGACGTCGTGGTCCGCGGCAACACGGACGACTCTCCGGCACCGGGCAATCTCTATCCCTCCAACTGGGAGCTCTCCTCGGCGCGGGCCGCTGCGGCGCTTCGCAAGCTCATGCAGATGGGCGACATCTCCGCCGGCCGGCTCAAGGCCGTGGGCTACGCCGACACCCTGCCCCTCTTGCCCAACACCACCGCCGAGAACCGCCAGGCCAACAACCGTTTGGAGTTCTTCTTCCACAAGCCGGATGAACGTAGCTGGTAG
- a CDS encoding glycosyltransferase family 9 protein — MTGKRPILVLQLQRMGDLVLTFPLLLWLGRRFPGHPLWVAAEEQFSKQLIPISPPATYLSWSSLQGMLQQQYELVINLSHRPEAAALAGRVQAEEVVGPVEKDGATYVRGHFQLYRASLVHNNRHNRFHWADMNALDVIPLAEVAATRFSGPRHMGTQNHSVGLFVGASQPEKRPDPAFFAQLADALVKRDLRPMFFGGPDDRQLAAEARKLSRSKPPNLAGKFDLPGLVKAGQGLAQFITPDTGPMHLMSWTGVKTLDLSMGPVNPRETAPHTPGHAVLQTSLSCVGCWECAAGLGYACRERFQPGRTAMLAERLMEAPTPAAFGTTNALDGIRFRGVRLFATDRDRDGLHCLAPLSGRPPAPARELMSLFWHAAFGAHFGLWTQDRLVTARKQLAEAFPKLDRALLRHLRTMLRELAGHAAHRSSQQPLPQAFWSSRPPCTRPLAGYIQMYVENENASRESLTHAAALVESVLSAWVS; from the coding sequence ATGACAGGCAAGCGCCCGATTCTCGTCCTCCAGCTCCAGCGCATGGGGGATCTTGTACTCACGTTCCCGCTGCTGTTGTGGCTGGGCCGGCGGTTTCCGGGCCATCCGTTATGGGTGGCGGCCGAGGAGCAGTTTTCGAAGCAGCTCATCCCCATCAGCCCGCCGGCAACGTATCTGTCCTGGTCCAGTCTGCAGGGCATGCTCCAGCAGCAGTACGAGCTGGTCATCAACCTGAGCCATAGGCCCGAGGCAGCGGCTCTGGCCGGCAGGGTGCAGGCCGAAGAGGTGGTGGGGCCTGTGGAGAAGGACGGGGCCACGTACGTCCGGGGCCACTTCCAGCTCTACCGGGCCAGCCTGGTGCACAACAACCGCCACAACCGCTTCCATTGGGCGGACATGAACGCCCTGGATGTGATCCCGCTGGCTGAGGTGGCCGCCACGAGGTTCTCCGGACCGCGACACATGGGGACGCAGAACCACAGCGTGGGGTTGTTCGTGGGAGCGAGCCAGCCGGAGAAGCGGCCTGACCCGGCGTTCTTTGCCCAGTTGGCCGACGCTTTGGTGAAGCGCGATCTGCGGCCCATGTTCTTCGGCGGACCGGATGACAGGCAGCTCGCTGCGGAAGCGCGGAAGCTCAGCCGCTCCAAGCCCCCGAACCTTGCCGGCAAGTTCGACCTCCCTGGTCTGGTCAAGGCCGGCCAGGGGCTCGCCCAGTTCATCACGCCGGACACCGGCCCCATGCATCTGATGTCCTGGACCGGCGTGAAGACCCTGGACCTTTCCATGGGACCGGTGAACCCGCGCGAGACGGCGCCGCACACACCGGGCCACGCCGTGCTCCAGACCTCTCTTTCCTGCGTGGGCTGCTGGGAATGCGCCGCCGGCCTGGGATACGCCTGCCGCGAGCGGTTCCAGCCCGGCCGCACGGCCATGCTCGCCGAAAGGCTCATGGAGGCGCCTACCCCGGCTGCGTTTGGCACAACAAACGCACTCGACGGCATACGCTTCCGCGGGGTCCGGCTCTTTGCCACAGACCGGGACCGGGACGGCCTGCACTGCCTTGCCCCGCTGAGCGGACGGCCGCCGGCCCCGGCGCGGGAGTTGATGAGCCTGTTCTGGCACGCGGCCTTTGGCGCGCACTTCGGGTTGTGGACGCAGGACCGCCTGGTCACGGCCCGGAAGCAGCTGGCCGAGGCGTTCCCCAAGCTGGACCGCGCCCTGCTCCGCCATCTGCGGACCATGCTGCGGGAGCTGGCTGGCCACGCCGCGCACCGGTCCTCGCAGCAACCTCTGCCCCAGGCGTTCTGGTCATCGCGGCCGCCGTGCACGCGTCCTCTGGCCGGATACATCCAGATGTATGTGGAGAACGAGAACGCCTCGCGAGAGTCGCTGACCCACGCCGCGGCCCTGGTCGAATCGGTCCTGTCAGCCTGGGTGAGCTGA
- a CDS encoding motility protein A, giving the protein MDIATLIGLIGAMGLIAGAIFMGGGVGGFIDMPSVLIVIGGTFAVTFVMFPLKTVLSSFKVAMKTFLGSSPDPKQNISQLVSLAETARKESLVALEKVSLDDPFMARGVLLVADGTDETLVRSIMESEIQSMIKRHRTGQNVFKGMGTFSPAFGMIGTLIGLVRMLQNLDDPSSIGPAMAVALLTTFYGAVLANVFFLPMANKLAERSQEEAHYMEITTEGVLSILNGEHPNILKEKLASYLAPNQRESS; this is encoded by the coding sequence ATGGATATCGCAACTCTTATCGGCCTTATCGGGGCGATGGGCCTCATTGCCGGCGCCATCTTTATGGGCGGCGGCGTCGGCGGCTTCATCGACATGCCTTCGGTGCTCATCGTCATCGGCGGCACCTTTGCCGTCACCTTTGTCATGTTCCCCCTCAAAACGGTCTTGAGCTCCTTCAAGGTCGCCATGAAAACCTTCCTCGGCTCCTCCCCGGACCCCAAGCAGAACATCTCGCAGTTGGTCAGCCTGGCGGAAACTGCGCGCAAGGAAAGCCTCGTCGCCCTGGAAAAGGTCTCTCTCGACGACCCTTTCATGGCCCGCGGCGTCCTGCTTGTGGCCGACGGCACCGACGAGACCTTGGTCCGCTCCATCATGGAGTCCGAGATCCAGTCCATGATCAAACGGCACCGCACCGGCCAGAACGTGTTCAAGGGCATGGGGACGTTCTCCCCGGCCTTCGGCATGATCGGCACGCTCATCGGCCTGGTGCGCATGCTCCAGAACCTCGACGATCCTTCCTCCATCGGCCCGGCCATGGCCGTCGCCCTGCTCACGACGTTCTACGGCGCCGTGCTCGCCAACGTCTTCTTCCTGCCCATGGCCAACAAGCTGGCCGAGCGCTCCCAGGAGGAAGCCCACTATATGGAGATCACCACAGAGGGTGTGCTCTCCATCCTTAATGGCGAACACCCCAACATCCTCAAGGAAAAGCTCGCATCCTACCTCGCGCCCAACCAGCGCGAGTCGTCCTAG
- a CDS encoding STAS domain-containing protein, translating into MEPFRITSDGPLVRVEIHGEFSLEFTDMLKRQLEPWLDSKSCQAVAIDLSETTFMDSSGIGFLVAKASRLRSEGKAFYLLKPSPKVRRILSLVKLERFFTSLDNDEELDKLLPH; encoded by the coding sequence ATGGAACCCTTCCGGATAACCAGTGACGGGCCCCTGGTTCGCGTGGAGATTCATGGAGAGTTCAGTCTCGAGTTTACCGATATGCTCAAGCGGCAGCTTGAGCCGTGGCTCGATTCGAAATCCTGCCAGGCCGTGGCCATAGACCTCTCGGAGACCACGTTCATGGACAGCTCCGGCATAGGCTTCCTCGTGGCCAAGGCCTCACGCCTTCGCTCCGAAGGCAAGGCGTTCTACCTGCTCAAACCCAGCCCCAAGGTTCGCCGCATCCTCTCCCTGGTCAAGCTGGAACGTTTCTTCACGAGCCTGGACAACGACGAGGAGCTCGACAAGCTCCTGCCGCACTAG